A window of Lysobacter terrestris contains these coding sequences:
- a CDS encoding glutathione S-transferase N-terminal domain-containing protein — MAASPRMRNALTLFSSTDCVLCHRVRLVLAAKGVTYDLIPVDPQNPPEDLVDLNPYHSVPTLVERDLVLYAASVVSEYLDERYPHPPLMPVDPLSRARLRLAMLRLEHDWVPQVQAIQLGNKVQAEAGRKRLKELLTASVPLFKASKFFLNPEMSLADCAMAPIIWRLPSLGVPLPKDGKVIEDYGNRIFRNPGFTRSLTDAERKLRDLPA; from the coding sequence ATGGCGGCTAGTCCACGTATGCGTAACGCCCTGACCCTGTTTTCGTCCACGGACTGCGTGCTCTGCCACCGCGTCCGGCTGGTCCTCGCGGCCAAGGGCGTCACCTACGACCTGATTCCCGTCGATCCACAGAATCCGCCCGAAGACCTGGTGGATCTCAACCCGTACCACTCGGTGCCGACGCTGGTCGAACGCGACCTCGTGCTCTATGCCGCCAGCGTGGTCAGCGAGTACCTCGACGAGCGTTACCCGCATCCACCGCTGATGCCGGTCGATCCGCTGTCGCGCGCGCGCCTGCGCCTGGCGATGCTGCGCTTGGAGCACGACTGGGTGCCGCAGGTGCAGGCGATCCAGCTGGGCAACAAGGTGCAGGCCGAGGCCGGCCGCAAGCGGTTGAAGGAACTGCTGACCGCGTCGGTGCCCTTGTTCAAGGCCAGCAAGTTCTTCCTCAATCCGGAAATGAGCCTCGCCGACTGCGCGATGGCGCCGATCATCTGGCGCCTGCCGTCGCTGGGCGTGCCGCTGCCCAAGGACGGCAAGGTGATCGAGGACTACGGCAACCGCATCTTCCGCAATCCCGGCTTCACCCGCAGCCTTACCGATGCCGAGCGCAAGCTGCGCGATCTCCCGGCCTGA
- the petA gene encoding ubiquinol-cytochrome c reductase iron-sulfur subunit, which translates to MANQGDSPVNEGRRRFLTATTAVVGAVGAGFAAVPFIKSWNPSARAKLAGAPVTADITELQEGQRLIFEWRGQPIWIVKRSKAVLAALPTLDSRLRDPKSDNADQQPAYIKKASPELRSLKPEISVLVGLCTHLGCSPEIKAEIRPEPFDPEWKGGYFCPCHKSRFDMAGRVFQGVPAPTNLVVPPHYYENDTTIIIGVDPKGAA; encoded by the coding sequence ATGGCCAACCAAGGGGACAGCCCCGTCAATGAGGGCCGCCGCCGTTTCCTCACCGCGACCACCGCCGTGGTCGGCGCGGTCGGGGCGGGATTTGCGGCGGTACCATTCATCAAGTCGTGGAATCCGAGTGCGCGAGCCAAGCTCGCCGGTGCTCCGGTGACCGCTGATATCACCGAGTTGCAGGAAGGCCAGCGCCTGATCTTCGAATGGCGCGGTCAGCCGATCTGGATCGTCAAGCGCTCCAAGGCCGTGCTTGCCGCACTGCCGACGCTGGACTCCAGGCTGCGCGATCCCAAGTCGGACAACGCCGACCAGCAGCCGGCCTACATCAAGAAGGCCAGCCCGGAACTGCGCTCGCTGAAGCCGGAGATTTCGGTCCTGGTCGGCCTGTGCACCCACCTGGGCTGCTCGCCGGAGATCAAGGCCGAGATCCGCCCCGAGCCGTTCGACCCGGAGTGGAAGGGCGGTTACTTCTGCCCGTGCCACAAGTCGCGTTTCGACATGGCCGGCCGCGTGTTCCAGGGCGTGCCCGCGCCGACCAACCTGGTCGTGCCGCCGCACTACTACGAAAACGACACCACGATCATCATCGGTGTCGACCCGAAGGGAGCCGCGTAA
- a CDS encoding HlyD family secretion protein, giving the protein MTRNRLLLPALLAAALTACGTDAPQALGTLEYDRITLPAPAAERIVEINVREGQQVAAGQSLLRLEATRIAATTDAARLEAQRQREALQELEAGARSETIAQARAEVAAAQAQAHDARAYYARVQPLGARKLIAAAEVDRARAAAGSADAQVRAAQAALLELEHGTRRERIAQGEAAARAAQAQASAQQVSLDKLNVVAPRAGRVDSLPYRLGDQAPVGAPLAVMLVGAVPYARVYVPAPIRADVKVGQGARIFVEGRERAIAGTVRMIRNDPSFTPYYALIGEDAARLSYLAEVQLDSTAGALPAGLPVRVEFVR; this is encoded by the coding sequence ATGACCCGCAATCGACTTCTCCTGCCGGCGTTGCTGGCAGCCGCGCTGACCGCGTGCGGCACCGATGCGCCGCAGGCGCTGGGCACGCTGGAATACGACCGCATCACCTTGCCCGCGCCCGCGGCCGAACGCATCGTCGAAATCAACGTGCGCGAAGGCCAGCAGGTGGCCGCCGGGCAATCGCTGCTCCGGCTCGAAGCCACGCGCATTGCGGCGACGACCGATGCCGCACGCCTGGAAGCGCAGCGCCAGCGCGAGGCCCTGCAGGAACTGGAAGCGGGCGCGCGCAGCGAAACCATCGCCCAGGCGCGTGCCGAAGTCGCCGCTGCGCAAGCGCAGGCGCACGACGCGCGTGCTTACTACGCGCGCGTGCAACCGCTGGGCGCGCGCAAGCTGATCGCCGCCGCCGAAGTCGACCGCGCCCGCGCCGCTGCCGGCAGCGCCGATGCGCAGGTCCGTGCGGCACAGGCCGCGCTGCTGGAACTCGAACACGGCACGCGCCGCGAGCGCATCGCCCAGGGCGAAGCCGCGGCGCGCGCCGCGCAGGCGCAGGCCAGCGCGCAGCAGGTCAGCCTCGACAAACTCAACGTGGTCGCGCCGCGCGCCGGCCGCGTCGACAGCCTGCCGTACCGGCTCGGCGACCAGGCGCCGGTCGGTGCGCCGCTGGCGGTGATGCTGGTCGGCGCCGTGCCCTATGCGCGCGTGTACGTGCCCGCGCCGATCCGTGCCGACGTGAAGGTCGGACAGGGCGCGCGCATCTTCGTCGAAGGCCGCGAGCGAGCCATTGCCGGCACCGTGCGGATGATTCGCAACGATCCCAGCTTCACCCCGTACTACGCGCTGATCGGCGAGGACGCGGCGCGCCTGAGCTACCTCGCCGAAGTGCAGCTCGACTCGACCGCCGGTGCGTTGCCGGCGGGCCTGCCCGTGCGCGTCGAGTTCGTGCGATGA
- a CDS encoding cytochrome c1 has product MLVSVSAFASGGGNLMQAGTDLGDRASLQRGAALYMNYCSGCHSLKYLRYSRMAEDLGLTEDEVMQNLNFTGAKFGEQIQVSLTEGEANKWFGKMPPDLSLIARVRGSDWIYTYLKSFYLDESRPLGWNNKLFPNASMPNPLWQMQGLQHAEYGEPDKATGDRPVHGLKITQPGTQTPAQFDQSVRDITTFLEYAGEPAALKREKLGVWVILFLAFFTFLAWMLKHEYWKDVH; this is encoded by the coding sequence ATGCTGGTGTCGGTGTCTGCCTTCGCCTCGGGCGGCGGCAACCTCATGCAGGCCGGTACCGACCTGGGCGACCGCGCGTCGCTGCAGCGCGGCGCCGCGCTGTACATGAACTACTGCTCGGGCTGCCATTCGCTCAAGTACCTGCGTTATTCGCGCATGGCCGAGGACCTGGGCCTGACCGAAGACGAGGTGATGCAGAACCTCAACTTCACCGGTGCCAAGTTCGGCGAGCAGATCCAGGTCAGCCTCACCGAAGGCGAGGCCAACAAGTGGTTCGGCAAGATGCCGCCGGACCTGAGCCTGATCGCCCGCGTGCGCGGCAGCGACTGGATCTACACCTACCTCAAGTCGTTCTACCTCGACGAATCGCGTCCGCTGGGCTGGAACAACAAGCTGTTCCCGAACGCCTCGATGCCCAACCCGTTGTGGCAGATGCAGGGCCTGCAGCACGCCGAGTACGGCGAGCCCGACAAGGCCACCGGTGATCGTCCGGTGCACGGCCTGAAGATCACCCAGCCGGGCACGCAGACGCCGGCGCAGTTCGACCAGTCGGTCCGCGACATCACCACCTTCCTCGAGTACGCCGGCGAGCCGGCGGCGCTGAAGCGCGAGAAGCTGGGCGTGTGGGTCATCCTGTTCCTGGCCTTCTTCACCTTCCTGGCCTGGATGCTGAAGCACGAGTACTGGAAGGACGTCCACTAA
- a CDS encoding cytochrome b, translating into MANIFTRTADGVMNWVNERAPAMMPVYRKHMTEYYAPKNFNFWYIFGVLSIVVLVNQILTGIFLTMHFKPSAADAFASVEYIMRDVEWGWLIRYMHSTGASLFFIVVYIHMFRGLMYGSYKKPRELVWILGMLIYLVLMAEAFMGYVLPWGQMSFWGAKVIISLFGAIPVIGNGLTEWIMGDYLPSDATLNRFFALHVIALPLVLLLLVVLHIGALHEVGSNNPDGVEIKKGPKGNRWSPTAPTDGIPFHPYYTVKDTFYVGGFLILAAFIIFFAPAFGGWFLEHDNFTEANRLVTPEHIKPVWYYTPYYAMLRVIPHKLSGVIVMFAAIAVLFLVPWLDRSKVKSHRYRGWLTKAMLGLLAVCFVWLGKIGAGPGTDPVETQIGRVLTFLYFAFFITMPLWTAIDKTKPVPERVTTHD; encoded by the coding sequence ATGGCGAACATCTTCACCCGTACCGCCGATGGCGTGATGAACTGGGTCAATGAGCGTGCTCCGGCGATGATGCCGGTGTACCGCAAGCACATGACCGAGTACTACGCGCCGAAGAACTTCAACTTCTGGTACATCTTCGGCGTGCTGTCGATCGTGGTTCTGGTCAACCAGATCCTGACCGGCATCTTCCTCACGATGCACTTCAAGCCGAGCGCAGCGGACGCCTTCGCTTCGGTCGAGTACATCATGCGCGACGTGGAGTGGGGCTGGCTGATCCGGTACATGCATTCGACCGGTGCCTCGCTGTTCTTCATCGTCGTCTACATCCACATGTTCCGCGGCCTGATGTATGGCTCGTACAAGAAGCCGCGCGAGCTGGTGTGGATCCTCGGCATGCTCATCTACCTCGTGCTGATGGCCGAAGCCTTCATGGGCTACGTGCTGCCGTGGGGCCAGATGTCGTTCTGGGGCGCGAAGGTGATCATCTCGCTGTTCGGCGCCATCCCGGTGATCGGCAACGGCCTGACCGAGTGGATCATGGGCGACTACCTGCCCTCCGATGCCACCCTCAACCGCTTCTTCGCCCTGCACGTGATCGCGCTGCCGCTCGTCCTGCTGCTGCTGGTCGTGCTGCACATCGGCGCGCTGCATGAAGTGGGTTCGAACAACCCGGACGGCGTGGAAATCAAGAAGGGCCCGAAGGGCAACCGCTGGTCGCCGACCGCGCCGACCGATGGCATCCCATTCCACCCGTACTACACGGTCAAGGACACCTTCTACGTCGGTGGCTTCCTGATCCTGGCGGCGTTCATCATCTTCTTCGCGCCGGCCTTCGGGGGCTGGTTCCTGGAACATGACAACTTCACCGAGGCCAACCGCCTGGTGACGCCGGAGCACATCAAGCCGGTGTGGTACTACACGCCGTACTACGCGATGTTGCGCGTCATCCCGCACAAGCTGTCGGGTGTCATCGTGATGTTCGCGGCGATCGCGGTGCTGTTCCTGGTGCCGTGGCTCGATCGCAGCAAGGTCAAGTCGCACCGCTACCGCGGCTGGCTCACCAAGGCGATGCTGGGACTGCTGGCCGTGTGCTTCGTGTGGCTGGGCAAGATCGGCGCCGGTCCGGGTACCGACCCGGTCGAAACGCAGATCGGTCGCGTCCTGACCTTCCTGTATTTCGCCTTCTTCATCACCATGCCGCTGTGGACAGCAATCGACAAGACCAAGCCGGTGCCGGAACGGGTGACGACGCATGATTAA
- a CDS encoding ABC transporter permease, which yields MNWRRLFAIVLKELRQMRRDRITLAMIIGIPVMQLVLFGYAINLNLRGLATGIADQAGTAASRALVMDMVATGVIKPTAEATTPAQLMEMLRRGEISVGVVVPPDFERRRAEGREAVQVLVDGSDTTVQSAAIQLAQMPLDSPAYSVTRVQPISVVAFYNPQRRSAVNIVPGLIGVILTMTMVLFTGVAIVRERERGNMEMLIATPLSRSELMVGKVLPYAVIGLVQTTVVLLLGLWLFDVPVRGSLLDVYLAAVLLIFANLTLGLLISTKAASQFQAMQMTFFVFLPSILLSGFMFPFAGMPRVIQWIAEILPLTHFLRLIRGIMLRGAGLLELWPDVLALVAFTAVMMTLAISRFRKRLD from the coding sequence ATGAACTGGCGCCGGCTGTTCGCGATCGTGCTCAAGGAGCTGCGGCAGATGCGCCGCGACCGCATCACCCTGGCGATGATCATCGGCATCCCGGTGATGCAGCTGGTGCTGTTCGGTTACGCGATCAACCTCAACCTGCGCGGCCTGGCCACCGGCATCGCCGACCAGGCCGGCACGGCCGCGTCGCGCGCGCTGGTGATGGACATGGTCGCCACCGGCGTGATCAAGCCGACCGCCGAAGCCACGACGCCCGCACAACTGATGGAAATGCTGCGCCGGGGCGAGATCAGCGTGGGCGTGGTGGTCCCGCCGGATTTCGAACGGCGCCGCGCCGAAGGCCGCGAGGCGGTGCAGGTGCTGGTCGACGGCAGCGACACCACCGTGCAGAGCGCCGCGATCCAGCTGGCGCAGATGCCGCTGGACAGCCCGGCCTACAGCGTGACCCGGGTGCAGCCGATCAGCGTGGTCGCGTTCTACAACCCGCAGCGGCGCTCGGCGGTGAACATCGTGCCCGGCCTGATCGGGGTGATCCTGACCATGACGATGGTGTTGTTCACCGGCGTGGCGATCGTGCGCGAACGCGAGCGCGGCAACATGGAGATGCTGATCGCCACGCCGCTCAGCCGCAGCGAACTGATGGTGGGCAAGGTGCTGCCGTACGCGGTGATCGGCCTGGTGCAGACCACGGTGGTGCTGCTGCTCGGGCTGTGGCTGTTCGACGTGCCCGTGCGCGGCAGCCTGCTCGACGTCTACCTGGCGGCGGTGCTGCTGATCTTCGCCAACCTCACGCTCGGCCTGTTGATTTCGACCAAGGCGGCCTCGCAGTTCCAGGCGATGCAGATGACGTTCTTCGTGTTCCTGCCGTCGATCCTGCTGTCCGGCTTCATGTTCCCGTTTGCCGGCATGCCGCGCGTCATCCAGTGGATCGCGGAGATCCTGCCGCTGACCCATTTCCTGCGCCTGATCCGCGGGATCATGCTGCGCGGGGCCGGGTTGCTGGAGCTGTGGCCCGACGTGCTCGCCCTGGTCGCCTTCACGGCGGTGATGATGACGCTGGCGATTTCCCGTTTCCGCAAGCGCCTGGATTAG
- a CDS encoding FHA domain-containing protein, producing the protein MKLVFPGGEHPQVLLGPGVNRVGSDPQSNIVLDTPGVLPQHCQLHVSATGVMLEVPAGTVVRVNGRHVDGLIALRPGDSVIFDHVLARLAAVDAVAPRVAQDGAARGYPHAANDDPGITAVRQAMPMYVLRGLTGGAFGRSYPLQGPVTIGRSPECDIHINDLGLSRVHARLVPGEDGVQIEDLGSANGTFVNDRRVAKERARKGDEIGFDKLRFRLSGAAGQEPVHVVATRPVQGAARSGTWLWAGLVVAVTAAVITIVLGNG; encoded by the coding sequence ATGAAACTGGTTTTTCCGGGTGGGGAACACCCGCAGGTGCTGCTGGGGCCGGGCGTGAACCGCGTCGGTTCCGATCCGCAGTCGAACATCGTCCTGGATACGCCGGGGGTGCTGCCGCAGCATTGCCAGCTGCATGTCAGCGCGACCGGGGTCATGCTCGAAGTGCCGGCCGGCACCGTCGTCAGGGTCAATGGCCGGCACGTGGACGGTCTGATCGCATTGCGGCCGGGCGACAGCGTCATCTTCGACCACGTGCTGGCGCGGCTCGCGGCCGTCGATGCCGTCGCTCCGCGCGTGGCGCAGGACGGCGCGGCGCGGGGCTATCCGCACGCGGCCAACGACGATCCGGGTATCACCGCGGTGCGGCAGGCCATGCCGATGTACGTGCTGCGCGGACTGACCGGTGGGGCCTTCGGTCGCAGCTATCCGCTGCAGGGGCCGGTCACCATCGGGCGCTCGCCCGAGTGCGACATCCACATCAACGACCTCGGCCTGTCCCGCGTGCACGCGCGCCTGGTGCCGGGCGAGGACGGCGTGCAGATCGAAGACCTCGGCTCCGCCAACGGCACCTTCGTCAACGATCGCCGCGTGGCGAAGGAGCGCGCGCGCAAGGGCGACGAAATCGGCTTCGACAAGCTGCGGTTCCGCCTGTCCGGCGCCGCCGGCCAGGAGCCGGTGCACGTCGTGGCGACCCGGCCGGTGCAGGGCGCCGCCCGGAGCGGGACTTGGCTGTGGGCCGGGTTGGTGGTCGCGGTGACCGCGGCGGTGATCACGATCGTGCTGGGCAACGGCTGA
- the miaB gene encoding tRNA (N6-isopentenyl adenosine(37)-C2)-methylthiotransferase MiaB encodes MTDPTVAAKAATLPASAPQPAEAPRSAKKPVGKLFIETHGCQMNEYDSTKMADVLAASDGLELTTNVEEADVILINTCSIREKAQEKVFSQLGRWKALKQGGKQVVIGVGGCVASQEGEAIIKRAPYVDLVFGPQTLHRLPELIQAKRETGQPQVDISFPEIEKFDRLPEPRAEGPSAFVSIMEGCSKYCSFCVVPYTRGEEISRPFEDVLVEVADLAAQGVREVNLLGQNVNAYRGPIMGADGQPTGEIADLGLLIRAIAEIDGIGRIRFTTSHPLEFSDSLVEAYRDVPKLANFLHLPVQAGSDRVLAAMKRGYTALEFKQKIRKLRAVRPDISVSSDFIVGFPGESDADFEKTMKLIEDVGFDQSFSFIYSRRPGTPAADLEDTVSSEEKHARLSRLQTTINAKARAISDAMVGSVQTVLVEGPSKKDPNELTGKTENMRPVNFPGHPRLVGQFVDVVITEAMSNSLRGRVATVEAPAAA; translated from the coding sequence ATGACCGACCCGACCGTTGCCGCCAAGGCGGCCACCCTTCCCGCTTCCGCGCCCCAGCCTGCCGAAGCCCCGCGTTCGGCTAAGAAGCCCGTTGGCAAGCTCTTCATCGAGACCCACGGCTGCCAGATGAACGAGTACGACTCGACCAAGATGGCCGACGTCCTCGCCGCCAGCGATGGCCTGGAACTGACCACGAACGTCGAGGAAGCCGACGTCATCCTGATCAACACCTGCTCGATCCGCGAGAAGGCGCAGGAGAAGGTGTTCAGCCAGCTCGGCCGCTGGAAGGCGCTCAAGCAGGGGGGCAAGCAGGTGGTGATCGGCGTCGGCGGCTGCGTGGCCTCGCAGGAAGGCGAAGCGATCATCAAGCGCGCCCCCTACGTCGACCTGGTCTTCGGTCCGCAGACCCTGCACCGCCTGCCCGAGCTGATCCAGGCCAAGCGCGAGACCGGCCAGCCGCAGGTCGACATCAGCTTCCCCGAGATCGAGAAGTTCGACCGCCTGCCGGAGCCGCGCGCCGAGGGCCCCTCGGCCTTCGTCTCGATCATGGAAGGCTGCAGCAAGTACTGCTCGTTCTGCGTGGTGCCCTACACCCGCGGCGAGGAGATCAGCCGCCCGTTCGAGGACGTGCTGGTGGAAGTCGCCGACCTGGCCGCGCAGGGCGTGCGCGAGGTCAACCTGCTCGGCCAGAACGTCAATGCCTACCGCGGCCCGATCATGGGCGCGGACGGCCAGCCGACCGGCGAGATCGCCGACCTCGGCCTGCTGATCCGTGCCATCGCCGAGATCGACGGCATCGGCCGCATCCGCTTCACCACCTCGCACCCGCTGGAGTTCTCCGACTCGCTGGTCGAGGCCTACCGCGACGTGCCCAAGCTCGCCAACTTCCTGCACCTGCCGGTGCAGGCCGGCAGCGACCGCGTGCTGGCGGCGATGAAGCGCGGCTACACCGCGCTGGAGTTCAAGCAGAAGATCCGCAAGCTGCGCGCGGTGCGACCAGACATCTCGGTGTCGTCGGATTTCATCGTCGGCTTCCCCGGCGAAAGCGATGCCGACTTCGAGAAGACCATGAAGCTGATCGAGGACGTCGGCTTCGACCAGTCGTTCTCCTTCATCTACTCGCGCCGTCCGGGCACGCCCGCCGCGGACCTGGAAGACACCGTCAGCAGCGAAGAGAAGCACGCCCGCCTCTCGCGCCTGCAGACCACCATCAACGCCAAGGCGCGCGCGATCAGCGACGCCATGGTCGGCAGCGTGCAGACCGTGCTGGTGGAAGGCCCGTCGAAGAAGGACCCGAACGAGCTCACCGGCAAGACCGAGAACATGCGCCCGGTGAACTTCCCGGGGCATCCGCGCCTGGTCGGCCAGTTCGTCGACGTGGTGATCACCGAAGCGATGAGCAACTCGCTGCGCGGCCGCGTGGCAACTGTCGAGGCACCGGCCGCGGCATGA
- a CDS encoding DUF3301 domain-containing protein, whose product MPTLIILMIVSAMAFAFWNASRAAAERAEAVGRDACRVAGVQWLDHSVHAIGLRVYRQESGWLGFERTFRFDYSHNGEDRHIGRLVLRGDRLVSFSGPVMPAPGTIP is encoded by the coding sequence ATGCCGACTCTAATCATCCTGATGATCGTGTCTGCGATGGCGTTCGCGTTCTGGAACGCGAGTCGCGCCGCCGCCGAACGTGCCGAAGCCGTTGGACGTGACGCCTGCCGCGTCGCCGGCGTGCAGTGGCTGGACCACAGCGTCCACGCCATCGGCCTGCGGGTGTACCGCCAGGAAAGCGGGTGGCTGGGCTTCGAGCGCACGTTCCGTTTCGACTATTCGCACAATGGCGAGGACCGCCACATCGGGCGGCTGGTGCTGCGCGGCGATCGGCTGGTGTCGTTCAGCGGCCCGGTGATGCCTGCGCCCGGCACCATCCCCTGA
- a CDS encoding ABC transporter ATP-binding protein, which yields MHARGMTKRFGELVAVDHVDLTVPKAHVYGFLGPNGSGKTTTIRMLCGLLAPSDGEIEVLGLRIPAQAEELRRRIGYMTQKFSLFEDLSVRENLEFLAAVQDIPKAAARRRIDELVQRYHFQDRQAQLAGTMSGGQKQRLALAGAVIHEPELLFLDEPTSAVDPESRRDFWEKLFELADAGTTLLVSTHYMDEAERCHRLAILDRGVLVADGTPQGLAGELRGRTLAVHAQQPRRAREVLLQQAGVLSVAQVGNTLRVLTQVDGDAISRLRHALAGAGLSAEVEAAEPNLEDVFVAATRGREQAQERAA from the coding sequence ATCCACGCGCGCGGCATGACCAAGCGCTTCGGCGAACTGGTGGCGGTGGACCACGTCGACCTCACCGTGCCCAAGGCGCACGTCTACGGCTTCCTCGGCCCCAACGGCTCGGGCAAGACCACCACCATCCGCATGCTCTGCGGCCTGCTCGCGCCGAGCGACGGCGAGATCGAAGTGCTGGGCCTGCGCATCCCCGCGCAAGCGGAGGAGCTGCGCCGGCGCATCGGCTACATGACGCAGAAGTTCTCGCTGTTCGAAGACCTGAGCGTGCGCGAGAACCTGGAGTTCCTCGCCGCCGTGCAGGACATCCCCAAGGCCGCGGCCAGGCGCCGCATCGACGAACTGGTGCAGCGTTACCACTTCCAGGACCGGCAGGCGCAACTGGCCGGGACCATGAGCGGCGGGCAGAAGCAGCGCCTCGCCCTGGCCGGCGCGGTGATCCACGAGCCGGAACTGCTGTTCCTGGACGAGCCGACCAGTGCGGTGGATCCCGAATCGCGCCGCGACTTCTGGGAAAAGCTGTTCGAGCTCGCCGACGCCGGCACGACCCTGCTGGTGTCCACGCACTACATGGACGAAGCCGAGCGCTGCCATCGCCTGGCCATCCTCGACCGCGGTGTCCTGGTCGCCGACGGCACGCCGCAGGGGCTGGCCGGCGAGTTGCGCGGCCGCACGCTCGCCGTGCACGCACAACAACCGCGACGCGCGCGCGAGGTGCTGCTGCAGCAGGCCGGCGTGCTCAGCGTCGCCCAGGTCGGCAACACCTTGCGCGTGCTGACCCAGGTCGATGGCGATGCCATCTCGCGCCTGCGGCACGCCTTGGCGGGCGCCGGACTCTCCGCCGAGGTCGAAGCGGCGGAACCCAACCTCGAGGACGTCTTCGTCGCCGCCACCCGCGGCCGCGAACAGGCGCAGGAGCGCGCCGCATGA
- a CDS encoding ClpXP protease specificity-enhancing factor produces the protein MSEDSTAMTSHRPYLLRALYEWIADNGMTPHLLVDATRPHVQVPAHAVKDGRIVLNVAERAVAGLQMTNDVIRFSARFGGVSHSVSVPVAAVLAIYARETGQGMALPEESLAGNADEAEVEIETDEDEATAPAPLSIVHDDDAPGGGDDEPTPPTPRRSGHLRIVK, from the coding sequence ATGAGTGAAGACAGCACCGCCATGACCAGCCATCGCCCGTACCTGCTGCGGGCGTTGTACGAGTGGATCGCCGACAACGGCATGACGCCGCACCTGCTGGTCGATGCAACGCGCCCGCATGTCCAGGTGCCCGCGCACGCGGTGAAGGACGGCCGCATCGTGCTCAACGTCGCCGAGCGCGCCGTCGCCGGGCTGCAGATGACCAACGACGTGATCCGCTTCAGTGCGCGCTTCGGCGGCGTCAGCCATTCGGTGTCGGTGCCGGTGGCCGCGGTGCTGGCGATCTATGCCCGCGAAACGGGGCAGGGCATGGCGCTCCCGGAAGAATCGCTGGCCGGCAATGCGGACGAGGCGGAAGTCGAGATCGAAACCGACGAGGACGAGGCGACCGCACCGGCGCCGCTCAGCATCGTGCACGACGATGATGCTCCCGGCGGCGGCGACGACGAACCGACGCCGCCGACGCCGCGGCGCAGCGGTCATCTGCGCATCGTGAAGTGA
- a CDS encoding lytic transglycosylase domain-containing protein produces the protein MKGVWGILIAVAAFAPTPAWAGALYRCDAPDGTRAYASKRVPGAKCTVISYQAEKPRPAPAPAAATPVAVNAGSATPSMNVAGSPAAVGAKPLGGDSGMKARFLRMGSTVTYSYIDANGVRNYSNKRPKGVANLKVTRVEFPIFQIENCYACGTLPGVNFGRIRLNTSAYSSEIASAAAQYGVEEAIVRAIIHAESSYNPGALSRVGAQGLMQLMPATARRFGVGNAFDPAQNIRGGVQYLGWLLKRFNGDLTLAAAGYNAGEGAVDKYKGVPPYAETRRYVQRVAQLAERYRSAGAGVATAASGAGSR, from the coding sequence ATGAAAGGGGTATGGGGAATCCTGATCGCCGTGGCCGCGTTCGCGCCGACGCCTGCGTGGGCCGGTGCGTTGTACCGCTGCGACGCGCCGGACGGCACCCGTGCCTACGCCAGCAAGCGCGTGCCGGGCGCCAAGTGCACCGTCATCAGCTATCAGGCGGAGAAGCCGCGTCCGGCGCCTGCTCCCGCTGCCGCCACGCCGGTGGCCGTCAATGCCGGGAGCGCAACGCCGAGCATGAACGTCGCCGGTTCGCCGGCCGCCGTCGGCGCCAAGCCGCTGGGCGGCGATTCGGGCATGAAGGCGCGCTTCCTGCGCATGGGCTCGACGGTGACGTACTCGTACATCGATGCCAATGGCGTCCGCAATTACAGCAACAAGCGGCCCAAGGGCGTGGCCAACCTCAAGGTGACCCGGGTCGAGTTCCCGATCTTCCAGATCGAGAACTGCTATGCCTGCGGGACCCTGCCGGGGGTGAACTTCGGCCGGATCCGCCTCAATACCAGCGCCTACAGCTCGGAAATCGCCAGCGCGGCGGCGCAGTACGGGGTCGAGGAGGCGATCGTGCGCGCGATCATCCACGCCGAATCGTCGTACAACCCCGGGGCGCTCTCCCGCGTCGGCGCCCAGGGCCTGATGCAGCTGATGCCGGCCACCGCGCGCCGCTTCGGCGTCGGCAATGCCTTCGACCCCGCGCAGAACATCCGCGGCGGGGTGCAGTACCTGGGCTGGTTGCTCAAGCGCTTCAACGGCGACCTGACCCTGGCCGCGGCCGGCTACAACGCCGGTGAAGGCGCCGTCGACAAGTACAAGGGCGTGCCGCCCTATGCGGAAACGCGCCGCTACGTGCAGCGCGTGGCCCAGCTCGCCGAGCGCTACCGCAGTGCCGGCGCCGGTGTCGCCACGGCGGCTTCCGGGGCCGGCTCGCGCTGA